Proteins from one Bacteroides zhangwenhongii genomic window:
- a CDS encoding SusC/RagA family TonB-linked outer membrane protein yields MKKNRRKILSGSRKILFAILAMFLSLSASAQQITASGQVLDAQNEPLIGVSVQEKGTTNGAITDLDGNFSLNVQQNAILVFSYVGYKSQEMKAARQMKVTLQEDNEVLDEVVVIGYGSVKRKDVTTAISSVSTKDLDMRPIVSAGQAIQGKAAGVSVIQPNGTPGGEMSIRVRGTTSMNGSNDPLYVVDGVPVDNIKFLSPNDIESMQILKDASSASIYGSRAANGVILITTKAGATGNAKVSLTAQFGLNKVADKVESLNAAQYKELQDEIGLVSLPDGLPDRTDWFDETYQTGKTQNYQIAVSNGNEKMKYYLSAGYLNEQGVLDISYYKRYNFRVNLENQVRKWLTVSANISYSDYTSNGGGAMGTGANRGGVILAVINTPTYAPVWDALNPNQYYNNFYGVGNITNPLENMARAKNNKDKENRLLASGNVLLTILPELKFKSTLTLDRRNAVNTTFLDPISTTWGRNQYGEASDNRNMNTVLTFDNVLTYNKNFKKHGLEVMAGSSWTDSDYSNSWINGSHYRDDQIQTLNAANKISWDNTGTGASQWGIMSFFGRVAYNFDSKYLLTANIRADGSSKLHPDHRWGVFPSFSAAWRISSEKFMEDLTWIDDLKLRGGWGQTGNQSGIGDYAYLQRYNIGRIEWFKKGEEGDKTDYANAVPTISQANLRTSDLTWETTTQTNIGLDLTVLNGRLTFNADYYYKKTKNMLMNVSLPAGAAAATSIARNEGEMVNKGFELSISSKNFRGGAFTWDTDFNISFNRNKLTKLELQKVYYDAKTADVVNDYVVRNEPGRALGGFYGYISDGVDPETGELMYRDLNHDGKISSSDRTYIGDPNPDFTYGMTNTFSWKGFNLSIFIQGSYGNDIYNASRIETEGMYDGKNQSTRVLGRWKIPGQITDVPKANFKLLNSTYFVEDGSYLRLKDVSLSYNVKGKLLKKWGITRLQPYFTATNLLTWTSYSGMDPEVNQWGNSGTVQGIDWGTYPHCRSYVFGINVEF; encoded by the coding sequence ATGAAAAAGAACAGGCGAAAAATCCTTTCGGGGAGTCGCAAGATTCTCTTTGCTATTCTGGCAATGTTTCTATCATTGAGTGCATCCGCACAACAAATTACTGCCTCCGGTCAGGTGCTGGATGCGCAGAACGAACCGCTTATCGGTGTTAGTGTACAGGAAAAAGGAACGACTAACGGTGCGATTACCGATCTGGACGGTAACTTCTCATTAAATGTTCAACAAAATGCCATTCTGGTATTCTCTTATGTGGGCTATAAGTCGCAGGAGATGAAGGCTGCCCGTCAAATGAAGGTCACACTTCAGGAAGATAATGAAGTGCTCGATGAAGTGGTGGTAATCGGTTATGGCTCGGTGAAACGGAAAGATGTGACGACAGCCATTTCTTCCGTATCCACCAAAGATCTGGATATGCGTCCCATTGTATCTGCCGGACAGGCCATTCAGGGTAAGGCGGCAGGTGTATCGGTCATCCAGCCCAATGGTACGCCGGGAGGCGAGATGTCTATCCGTGTGCGTGGTACTACTTCAATGAATGGGAGTAACGATCCGCTATATGTAGTAGACGGAGTGCCGGTAGACAATATCAAGTTCCTTTCTCCGAATGATATTGAGAGTATGCAGATCTTGAAAGATGCTTCTTCCGCATCTATATACGGTTCGCGTGCCGCTAACGGTGTGATCCTTATTACGACAAAAGCAGGTGCGACGGGAAATGCGAAAGTTTCTCTGACTGCCCAGTTCGGACTGAATAAAGTGGCCGATAAAGTGGAGTCCTTGAATGCGGCACAGTACAAAGAATTGCAGGACGAGATCGGACTGGTGTCTCTGCCTGACGGATTGCCCGACCGCACCGATTGGTTTGACGAGACATACCAGACAGGGAAGACCCAGAATTATCAGATTGCTGTATCCAATGGCAACGAGAAGATGAAATACTACCTTTCTGCCGGATATCTGAATGAACAAGGTGTGTTGGACATCTCTTATTACAAACGTTATAACTTCCGTGTGAATCTCGAAAATCAGGTTCGTAAATGGTTGACCGTTAGTGCTAATATCTCTTATTCCGACTATACAAGCAATGGAGGAGGCGCTATGGGAACAGGAGCGAATCGGGGAGGTGTTATTCTGGCGGTTATCAATACTCCGACGTATGCTCCGGTTTGGGACGCTTTGAACCCTAACCAGTATTATAATAATTTTTATGGAGTGGGCAATATCACCAATCCGCTGGAGAATATGGCACGTGCAAAGAACAATAAAGATAAAGAAAATCGTTTATTGGCTTCCGGTAACGTGTTGCTGACGATTCTTCCTGAGTTGAAATTCAAATCGACACTTACTCTTGACCGCCGTAATGCTGTCAATACTACTTTCCTTGATCCTATTTCCACTACTTGGGGACGCAACCAATATGGAGAGGCTTCGGATAATCGGAACATGAATACGGTCCTGACATTTGATAATGTCTTGACTTATAATAAGAACTTCAAAAAGCATGGACTGGAAGTCATGGCCGGTTCGTCGTGGACGGATTCCGACTATTCAAACAGTTGGATTAACGGTTCTCATTATCGTGATGACCAGATCCAGACCTTGAATGCGGCCAATAAGATTTCTTGGGATAATACCGGAACAGGGGCTTCCCAATGGGGTATCATGTCATTCTTCGGACGTGTAGCCTATAATTTCGACAGTAAGTATCTGCTGACTGCCAATATCCGTGCTGATGGTTCCTCTAAACTGCATCCTGACCATCGCTGGGGGGTATTCCCATCATTCTCTGCCGCTTGGCGTATCTCTTCAGAGAAGTTTATGGAAGATCTGACCTGGATTGATGACTTGAAGCTGCGTGGAGGTTGGGGACAAACGGGTAACCAATCGGGTATCGGAGACTATGCTTATCTGCAACGTTATAACATCGGTCGTATCGAATGGTTTAAGAAAGGTGAGGAAGGGGATAAGACGGATTATGCCAATGCCGTACCGACCATCAGTCAGGCGAACTTACGTACATCCGATTTAACTTGGGAGACAACCACACAGACAAATATCGGTTTGGATCTGACAGTCTTGAATGGACGGTTAACGTTCAATGCGGACTACTACTATAAGAAAACAAAGAATATGCTGATGAATGTATCTCTGCCTGCCGGTGCTGCCGCAGCCACTTCGATAGCCAGAAACGAAGGTGAAATGGTGAACAAGGGTTTTGAACTTTCTATCAGTTCGAAGAACTTTCGTGGCGGAGCATTTACTTGGGATACGGATTTCAATATTTCTTTCAACCGGAATAAACTGACGAAGCTGGAATTGCAAAAAGTGTATTATGATGCGAAGACAGCGGATGTAGTCAATGATTATGTTGTACGTAATGAGCCGGGACGTGCCTTGGGAGGTTTCTATGGCTATATCAGCGACGGTGTGGACCCGGAAACCGGTGAGCTGATGTATCGTGACTTGAATCATGACGGTAAGATCTCATCTTCCGACCGTACTTATATCGGTGACCCGAATCCGGATTTCACTTACGGTATGACCAATACATTCTCCTGGAAAGGATTTAATCTAAGTATCTTTATACAAGGTTCATACGGAAATGATATTTATAACGCCTCACGTATCGAAACAGAAGGTATGTATGACGGTAAGAATCAGTCGACCCGCGTGTTGGGACGTTGGAAGATACCCGGACAGATAACGGATGTGCCGAAAGCTAATTTTAAACTGTTGAATTCTACTTATTTCGTGGAGGATGGCAGTTATCTGCGGTTGAAAGACGTCTCCTTGTCATACAACGTGAAAGGTAAACTCTTGAAGAAATGGGGAATCACCCGTCTGCAACCTTATTTTACAGCTACCAACCTGCTGACGTGGACCAGTTACTCCGGTATGGATCCGGAAGTGAACCAATGGGGCAATAGTGGTACAGTGCAGGGTATCGACTGGGGAACTTACCCGCATTGCAGATCATACGTGTTTGGTATTAATGTTGAATTCTAA
- a CDS encoding SIS domain-containing protein, with translation MIDSIKQLLQQEAQAVLNIPVTDAYEKAVQLIVEQVHQKNGKLVTSGMGKAGQIAMNIATTFCSTGIPSVFLHPSEAQHGDLGILQKNDLLLLISNSGKTREIVELTRLAHNLDPDLKFIVITGNPDSPLAQESDVCLSTGKPAEVCTLGMTPTTSTTAMTVIGDILVVQTMKKTQFTIEEYSKRHHGGYLGEKSRSLCEK, from the coding sequence ATGATAGACTCCATCAAACAACTATTGCAACAGGAAGCACAAGCCGTGCTCAACATCCCTGTAACAGACGCATACGAGAAAGCTGTACAACTGATTGTAGAACAAGTACATCAGAAAAACGGAAAACTGGTTACCTCCGGCATGGGAAAGGCTGGACAAATTGCGATGAACATTGCTACTACTTTCTGTTCCACCGGTATTCCGTCCGTTTTCCTGCACCCCAGCGAAGCGCAACACGGCGACTTGGGAATCCTGCAGAAGAACGACTTGCTTTTATTAATCTCCAATTCCGGCAAGACACGTGAGATTGTCGAACTGACCCGGCTGGCACATAACCTCGACCCGGACTTGAAGTTCATCGTGATCACCGGAAATCCGGACAGTCCGTTGGCACAAGAATCGGATGTCTGCCTGAGCACCGGAAAACCGGCTGAAGTCTGTACATTAGGAATGACTCCTACCACCTCGACAACCGCGATGACCGTCATCGGGGATATCTTAGTGGTACAGACCATGAAAAAGACCCAATTCACCATAGAAGAATATTCGAAACGCCACCACGGCGGTTATCTGGGAGAAAAATCAAGGTCACTATGCGAAAAGTAA
- a CDS encoding carbohydrate kinase family protein, with the protein MRKVIGIGETILDIIFRGEQPSAAVPGGSVFNGIVSLGRMGVNVGFISETGNDRVGNIILQFMRENNIPTDHVNVFPDGKSPVSLAFLNEQSDAEYIFYKDYPKQRLDVLFPKLEEDDIVMVGSYYALNPVLRDKILELLDQAREKRAIIYYDPNFRSSHKNEAMKLAPTIIENLEYADIVRGSLEDFLYMYNMQDVDKIYKDKIKFYCPRFVCTAGGDQVSLRTNLVSKEYPIEPLEAVSTIGAGDNFNAGLIYGLLKYDVRYRDLNNLNEEIWDKIIQCGKDFAAEVCRSFSNSVSVEFAKGYR; encoded by the coding sequence ATGCGAAAAGTAATCGGTATCGGAGAGACCATCCTCGATATCATCTTTCGAGGAGAACAGCCTTCCGCAGCCGTGCCGGGAGGCTCCGTGTTCAACGGCATCGTGTCCTTAGGAAGAATGGGAGTCAACGTCGGTTTCATCAGTGAGACCGGCAATGACCGTGTAGGGAATATCATCCTGCAATTCATGCGTGAAAACAACATCCCAACCGATCATGTGAATGTATTTCCCGACGGCAAATCACCTGTATCGCTCGCTTTTCTCAATGAGCAAAGTGACGCTGAATATATCTTTTACAAGGACTACCCGAAGCAACGTCTGGATGTGCTGTTTCCCAAGTTGGAGGAGGATGATATTGTCATGGTAGGCTCATATTATGCCTTGAATCCGGTATTGCGGGATAAGATTCTCGAGTTATTGGATCAGGCGCGTGAGAAGAGAGCCATTATCTACTATGATCCGAACTTCCGTTCTTCACACAAGAATGAAGCGATGAAACTGGCCCCTACCATTATCGAGAATCTGGAATATGCAGATATTGTGCGCGGTTCTTTGGAGGACTTCCTCTACATGTATAATATGCAGGACGTAGACAAGATATACAAAGATAAGATAAAGTTCTATTGTCCCCGTTTTGTCTGCACCGCCGGTGGCGACCAAGTGTCTTTGCGTACCAACCTGGTCAGCAAAGAATACCCGATAGAGCCGTTGGAAGCCGTCAGCACCATCGGAGCCGGTGATAACTTTAACGCAGGCCTGATCTACGGACTGCTTAAATATGATGTCCGTTACCGCGACCTGAATAATTTGAATGAAGAGATCTGGGATAAAATCATTCAGTGCGGAAAAGACTTTGCCGCCGAAGTTTGCCGCAGTTTCAGCAATTCGGTATCGGTGGAATTCGCAAAGGGATACCGATAA
- a CDS encoding LOG family protein, translating to MEKIGIFCSAAANIDKMYFESARQIGEWMGKTGKTLIYGGADLGLMECVARAVKENGGKVIGVVPTKLEEKGRVCTFLDEVIHTHNLSDRKDIMTEKSDILVALPGGIGTLDEIFHVMAAASIGYHRKKVIFYNEYGFYDELLKTLKTLEDKGFARQPFSTYYEIANTPEELKEKIN from the coding sequence ATGGAAAAGATAGGAATATTCTGTTCTGCCGCCGCAAACATTGACAAAATGTACTTTGAAAGTGCCCGCCAAATCGGCGAGTGGATGGGTAAAACAGGTAAAACGTTGATTTATGGAGGAGCCGATCTCGGACTTATGGAATGCGTAGCGCGTGCCGTGAAGGAAAACGGCGGCAAAGTAATCGGGGTAGTTCCTACCAAACTGGAAGAGAAAGGACGTGTCTGCACGTTCCTTGATGAAGTGATCCACACCCACAACCTTAGTGACCGGAAAGATATCATGACAGAGAAATCGGATATCCTGGTAGCATTGCCGGGAGGCATAGGCACATTGGACGAGATATTCCATGTAATGGCTGCCGCTTCCATCGGATACCACCGGAAAAAAGTCATCTTCTACAACGAATACGGTTTCTATGACGAACTGTTGAAAACACTCAAGACATTAGAGGATAAAGGATTTGCCCGGCAGCCTTTCTCCACCTATTATGAAATAGCAAACACGCCGGAAGAATTAAAAGAAAAAATAAACTGA
- a CDS encoding ATP-binding protein: MLVTGRKLPIGIQTFEDIRNDGYLYVDKTALMWTIANIGKPFFLSRPRRFGKSLLISTFEAYFKGRRELFTGLAVEELEKKWEEHPVLHLDLNARKYTTPADLDAILNQHLERWEAVYGEEKRDRASEERFAYVIRRASEQTGKGVVVLVDEYDKPLLQAIQNEPLLESYRSTLKAFYGVLKSADRYLRFAFLTGVTKFSQVSVFSDLNQLNDISMNYDFSTLCGITHEELLSNFEPELMALSRANGMNVEEVVDAMTRQYDGYHFHPNGEGVFNPFSVLNAFFSKEFGNYWFQTGTPTFLVELLKESDYDLRLLMDGIETAASAFTEYRADRKNPIPLIYQSGYLTIKDYDKRFQMYRLGFPNDEVRYGFLNFLVPFYTSVTDEERSFYIGKFIHELESGDVDAFMRRFEAFFADFPYELNDRTERHYQVVIYLIFKLMGQFTQAEVHSSRGRADAVVKTPKFVYVFEFKLKGTAGQALQQIEEKGYTLPYVAEGRQVIKVGVEFSAEKRNVERWMVEEEK; this comes from the coding sequence ATGTTGGTAACGGGTAGAAAACTTCCCATCGGGATTCAGACTTTCGAGGATATTCGCAATGACGGGTATCTGTATGTGGATAAAACGGCATTGATGTGGACTATAGCGAACATTGGCAAGCCTTTCTTCTTAAGTCGTCCGCGCCGGTTCGGGAAAAGTCTGTTGATATCTACGTTCGAAGCCTACTTCAAGGGGAGGCGTGAGCTTTTTACGGGACTTGCTGTGGAAGAGTTGGAGAAGAAGTGGGAAGAGCATCCAGTACTTCATCTCGACTTGAATGCCCGTAAGTACACCACTCCGGCGGATTTGGATGCTATTTTAAATCAGCACTTAGAACGATGGGAAGCGGTGTATGGAGAAGAAAAGCGTGACCGTGCTTCGGAAGAACGTTTTGCTTATGTCATCCGCCGTGCTTCCGAACAGACGGGCAAGGGTGTTGTGGTATTGGTAGATGAGTATGATAAGCCACTGTTGCAGGCCATTCAGAATGAACCTCTCCTTGAGTCTTACCGTTCTACCTTAAAGGCTTTTTACGGGGTATTGAAGAGTGCGGACCGTTACCTCCGTTTTGCGTTTCTGACCGGTGTCACAAAGTTTTCTCAAGTTAGTGTGTTCAGTGACTTGAATCAGTTGAATGACATCAGTATGAATTATGATTTCTCTACTCTTTGCGGTATCACGCATGAAGAGCTTCTTTCCAATTTTGAGCCTGAACTTATGGCTTTGTCGCGTGCCAATGGCATGAATGTGGAGGAAGTTGTGGATGCGATGACTCGTCAATATGACGGTTATCATTTTCATCCCAATGGCGAAGGTGTATTTAATCCGTTCAGTGTTTTGAATGCGTTCTTCAGTAAAGAGTTCGGCAATTACTGGTTCCAGACCGGTACACCTACTTTTCTTGTAGAACTGTTGAAAGAGAGCGATTACGATCTTCGTTTGTTGATGGACGGTATAGAGACAGCCGCTTCCGCTTTTACCGAATACCGTGCGGATAGAAAGAATCCTATCCCGTTGATTTATCAGAGTGGTTATCTGACTATAAAGGATTATGATAAGCGTTTTCAGATGTATCGTCTAGGTTTTCCTAACGATGAAGTTCGCTATGGTTTTCTCAATTTTCTGGTACCATTTTATACATCGGTTACGGATGAGGAGCGTAGTTTTTATATTGGTAAGTTCATTCACGAATTGGAGAGTGGCGATGTCGATGCTTTCATGCGCCGCTTTGAAGCCTTCTTCGCTGATTTCCCATACGAACTGAATGACCGTACAGAGCGTCACTATCAGGTAGTCATTTATTTGATATTTAAATTGATGGGGCAGTTCACCCAAGCGGAGGTCCATAGTTCACGGGGTCGTGCAGACGCTGTTGTAAAGACTCCTAAGTTTGTTTATGTATTCGAGTTTAAGTTGAAAGGAACTGCCGGACAGGCCCTGCAACAGATTGAAGAGAAAGGCTATACGCTTCCTTATGTGGCAGAGGGTCGGCAAGTGATAAAAGTCGGTGTAGAGTTCAGTGCGGAAAAGCGGAATGTGGAGCGCTGGATGGTGGAAGAAGAAAAATGA
- a CDS encoding DUF6377 domain-containing protein, with protein MKKNSLLFLVFLSLPLYTWADKTLDSLLNVLDRTIQEHETYVAQRESRIGHLKSLVNGTEVKSAEHYNLNNQIYKEYRAFICDSAIHYLNENIRIAEYLHDTDRKIESKLQLSLLLSSTGMYTESIDVLESVDRQEVAARLIPDYYTCFDHVYGELSVYTQDKALSGHYWSISQAYRDSLYAILPPASEERLLMREALLRDQHQYEEALKINALRLAEMEPYTPQYAMATYHRSLIYKYSGDHLGEEKNLCLSAISDIRSAIKDHASLWMLAQLLYEDGDMERAYQYMRFSWNATKFYNARLRSWQSADVLSLIDKTYQAMIEKQNGRLQQYLLLITTLLVLLIVALGYIYRQMKKLADARNHLQQANEQLNGLNEELRQMNSCLSSTNMELSESNQIKEEYIARFIKLCSTYINRLDAYRRMVNKKVSAGQIAELLKITRSQDALDEELEELYANFDTAFLHLFPDFVKKFNDLLQDNERIVLKKDELLNTELRIFALIRLGIEDSSQIAEFLRYSVNTIYNYRAKVKNKTRGSREDFEDLVRKIR; from the coding sequence ATGAAAAAGAATAGTCTGTTATTCCTTGTATTTCTTTCTTTGCCGTTATATACTTGGGCCGATAAGACTTTAGATTCACTCTTGAACGTGCTTGACCGGACGATTCAAGAGCATGAGACATACGTTGCCCAGCGTGAGTCGCGTATCGGACATCTTAAGTCATTGGTAAATGGAACAGAGGTCAAGTCAGCGGAACATTACAACTTGAATAATCAGATATACAAAGAATACAGAGCTTTTATCTGCGATTCCGCCATTCATTATTTGAATGAGAATATACGGATTGCAGAGTATCTGCATGATACAGACCGGAAGATAGAAAGCAAGCTGCAGCTCTCATTACTATTATCTTCGACGGGGATGTATACAGAGTCTATCGACGTCTTGGAGTCGGTAGATCGTCAGGAAGTAGCCGCTCGCTTAATCCCGGATTATTACACTTGCTTTGACCATGTGTATGGCGAATTGAGCGTTTATACACAGGATAAAGCCCTTTCGGGACATTATTGGAGTATCTCGCAGGCATATAGGGATTCTTTGTACGCCATATTGCCGCCTGCATCGGAAGAACGTCTGTTGATGCGTGAAGCGTTGCTTCGTGACCAACATCAATATGAGGAAGCCTTGAAAATAAATGCCCTCCGATTGGCGGAGATGGAGCCGTATACACCCCAATATGCGATGGCCACTTATCATCGTTCCCTCATCTACAAGTACAGTGGGGATCATCTAGGGGAGGAGAAGAATCTCTGCCTCTCCGCTATTTCAGATATCCGTTCGGCTATTAAAGATCATGCGTCGCTGTGGATGCTTGCCCAACTTCTTTATGAGGACGGAGATATGGAGCGTGCCTATCAGTATATGCGTTTTTCATGGAATGCGACCAAGTTCTACAATGCCCGTTTGCGTAGCTGGCAAAGTGCTGATGTACTTTCGCTGATTGACAAGACTTATCAGGCAATGATTGAAAAGCAGAACGGTCGTCTCCAGCAATATCTGTTGCTTATCACTACATTGTTGGTACTGTTGATAGTGGCTTTGGGCTATATCTATCGTCAGATGAAGAAACTTGCGGATGCACGAAACCATCTTCAACAGGCTAACGAGCAGTTAAACGGACTGAATGAGGAGTTGAGGCAGATGAACAGTTGCCTGTCCTCCACCAACATGGAACTTTCGGAGTCCAATCAGATTAAGGAGGAATATATCGCACGGTTTATCAAGCTGTGCTCCACCTATATTAACCGTTTGGATGCTTATCGGCGTATGGTGAATAAGAAAGTATCCGCCGGACAGATAGCGGAACTTTTAAAGATAACCCGTTCGCAGGACGCTCTTGACGAAGAGTTGGAAGAGCTGTATGCCAACTTCGATACAGCCTTTCTACATCTGTTCCCCGATTTCGTGAAGAAGTTTAATGACCTGCTGCAGGATAATGAACGGATTGTATTGAAGAAAGACGAACTGTTGAATACCGAATTACGTATTTTCGCTTTGATACGTCTAGGCATTGAAGACAGTTCACAGATCGCCGAGTTCCTTCGTTATTCGGTGAACACAATCTATAATTACCGTGCAAAAGTGAAGAACAAAACTCGTGGCTCGAGAGAGGATTTTGAGGATTTAGTACGGAAAATCCGCTAA
- a CDS encoding M16 family metallopeptidase, with protein sequence MHYNEYTLPNGLRIIHEPTLSKVAYCGFAIDAGTRDEAEREQGMAHFVEHLIFKGTEKRKAWHILNRMENVGGDLNAYTNKEETVVYSAFLTEHLERALELLGDIVFHSTFPQHEIEKETEVIIDEIQSYEDTPSELIFDDFEDMIFRNHPLGRNILGKPELLRSFRTEDVLSFTRRFYQPGNMVFFVQGQYDFRKIIRLAEKYLSDVPAGEVNSRRVPPPLYVPEHLTVAKDTHQAHVMIGSRGYNAYDDKRTALYLLNNILGGPGMNSKLNVSLRERRGLVYNVESNLTSYTDTGAFCIYFGTDVEDMDTCLKLTYKELKRMRDTKMTSSQLAAAKKQLIGQIGVASDNFENNALGMAKTYLHYHKYESSELVFKRIEALTAEQLLEVSNEMFAEEYLSTLIYK encoded by the coding sequence ATGCATTATAACGAATATACACTACCGAATGGCCTTCGTATTATCCATGAACCGACTCTCTCGAAAGTAGCTTATTGTGGTTTTGCCATCGACGCCGGAACACGCGATGAGGCGGAGCGCGAACAGGGGATGGCTCATTTTGTGGAGCATCTCATCTTTAAGGGGACGGAGAAGCGGAAAGCCTGGCACATCCTTAACCGGATGGAGAATGTAGGCGGCGACTTGAATGCCTACACCAATAAAGAAGAAACGGTAGTCTATTCCGCTTTCCTGACCGAACATCTGGAACGGGCGCTCGAATTGCTGGGGGATATTGTGTTTCATTCCACTTTTCCCCAACACGAGATTGAGAAGGAAACGGAGGTTATCATTGATGAAATCCAATCATACGAAGACACTCCGTCGGAATTGATATTCGATGATTTCGAGGATATGATTTTCCGTAACCACCCGTTGGGGAGGAACATCCTGGGTAAGCCGGAGCTGTTGCGTAGCTTTCGCACCGAAGATGTCCTTTCGTTTACGCGCCGGTTCTATCAGCCGGGAAATATGGTATTCTTCGTTCAAGGGCAATATGACTTCAGAAAAATAATCCGTCTGGCGGAGAAGTATCTGTCGGATGTCCCTGCCGGAGAGGTAAACAGCCGACGTGTGCCTCCTCCGCTTTATGTTCCCGAGCATTTGACAGTCGCTAAGGATACGCATCAGGCTCATGTGATGATTGGCAGTCGTGGATACAATGCGTATGACGATAAGCGTACGGCGCTTTATTTGCTGAACAATATTCTTGGCGGTCCCGGTATGAACAGCAAGCTGAATGTATCTCTGCGCGAACGTAGGGGACTGGTATATAATGTCGAGTCCAATCTGACTTCTTACACCGATACGGGAGCTTTCTGTATCTACTTTGGCACTGATGTTGAAGATATGGATACCTGTTTGAAACTGACTTATAAAGAGTTGAAGCGGATGCGGGATACGAAGATGACTTCGTCCCAGTTGGCGGCGGCCAAGAAGCAACTGATAGGGCAAATAGGAGTGGCTTCGGACAATTTTGAGAATAATGCTTTGGGAATGGCGAAGACCTATTTGCATTATCACAAATACGAGTCGTCCGAGCTTGTCTTTAAACGCATAGAAGCTTTGACGGCGGAACAGTTGTTGGAGGTGTCCAATGAAATGTTTGCAGAGGAATATTTGTCTACGTTGATTTACAAATAA
- a CDS encoding HU family DNA-binding protein produces the protein MAYYNLKKKPSLTTKEGEKETMYADIVYSGTITAERLIRTVAQRTGFKEGMIEGILSELQNETLEYLSEGYRVELGEFGFFSAKVKSRLVENKNDLRSNSVSFDGVNFRASKSFRTGIRGDLERRRCIGFRTSKEWDREQLEQIVLQHIRKHGFITRTTYTEITGRLKNSALADLKSFAAEGIIKRVGRGNQMHFIVPPVDDL, from the coding sequence ATGGCTTATTACAATTTGAAGAAAAAACCGTCCCTTACCACGAAAGAGGGTGAGAAGGAAACAATGTATGCTGACATTGTGTATAGCGGAACGATTACGGCAGAGCGTCTTATCCGGACAGTGGCCCAAAGAACCGGTTTCAAGGAGGGGATGATAGAAGGAATCCTTTCCGAGTTACAGAACGAGACGTTGGAGTACCTGAGTGAAGGATATCGGGTGGAGTTGGGAGAGTTCGGATTCTTCTCTGCCAAAGTAAAGTCCCGCCTGGTGGAGAACAAGAATGACTTGCGTTCAAATTCCGTTTCCTTTGATGGAGTGAATTTCCGTGCGTCCAAGTCTTTCCGTACCGGTATCAGGGGAGATTTGGAACGTAGGAGATGTATCGGTTTCCGTACTTCGAAAGAGTGGGACAGGGAGCAACTGGAACAAATTGTATTGCAGCATATCCGGAAGCATGGGTTCATCACAAGGACTACTTATACTGAAATCACAGGTCGCTTGAAGAACTCCGCGCTTGCTGACCTCAAGTCTTTTGCGGCCGAAGGGATTATCAAGAGAGTGGGACGTGGCAATCAGATGCATTTTATTGTGCCGCCCGTTGACGATCTGTAG